One genomic segment of Myxococcales bacterium includes these proteins:
- a CDS encoding S8 family serine peptidase, with the protein MAERRSTKSKIAAAVAVPQESKERRRSPNRIPVGSLAIPDRLKADRRHTGKGVVAAFLDAGFYAHPDLVTPHSRIHAYHDLIWFKDGVDQLKHADPSSWHGMMSTVVAAGNGTQSDGRFRSLAPDLGLVLVKVGNMSRVLHDDIARGIEWVLTHRARYDIRILNISCGGDYEASHLDDIISRFAEAAIRAGVVIVAAAGNAGHQGPGNIVPPASVPAVITVGGIDDVGSQPGGKVTAYRSSYGPTFDGIPKPEVVTLADKIPAPILPDTPTHKQAALLHKLDKASDDELATLLQKHKGVFAPLDEASRQPPYVLRQIIAAGLRDGNVINEHYKVVDGTSFAAPIVASVVAQMLEANPELSPAEVKRILVTTAVRVPDVDVDRQGFGAVQPSAAVDRALSLRKR; encoded by the coding sequence ATGGCCGAACGCCGCTCCACGAAGTCGAAGATCGCCGCTGCCGTTGCTGTCCCGCAAGAGTCAAAAGAGAGGCGCCGCTCGCCAAACCGAATCCCCGTTGGGTCGCTAGCGATTCCCGATCGCCTCAAGGCCGACCGGAGACACACGGGTAAGGGCGTCGTCGCGGCGTTCCTCGATGCCGGCTTCTACGCCCATCCGGATCTCGTGACGCCGCACTCGCGCATCCACGCGTACCACGACCTCATCTGGTTCAAGGACGGTGTCGACCAGCTCAAACACGCCGATCCGTCGTCGTGGCACGGCATGATGTCGACGGTCGTCGCCGCCGGCAACGGTACGCAATCGGACGGTCGCTTCCGCTCGCTCGCGCCGGACCTGGGCCTCGTCCTCGTCAAGGTGGGGAACATGTCGCGGGTGCTCCACGACGACATCGCCCGCGGCATCGAGTGGGTGCTCACACACCGGGCCCGCTACGACATCCGCATCCTCAACATCTCGTGCGGCGGCGACTACGAGGCCTCCCATCTCGACGACATCATCTCCCGCTTCGCGGAAGCAGCCATTCGCGCCGGCGTCGTCATCGTCGCCGCAGCCGGCAACGCGGGGCACCAGGGGCCGGGCAACATTGTTCCGCCGGCCAGCGTGCCGGCGGTCATCACCGTGGGGGGCATCGATGACGTCGGCTCGCAACCCGGCGGCAAGGTCACCGCGTACCGGTCGTCGTACGGGCCTACCTTTGACGGCATTCCGAAACCCGAAGTGGTGACCTTGGCCGACAAGATCCCCGCGCCGATCTTGCCTGACACGCCAACGCACAAGCAGGCGGCGCTGCTCCACAAGCTCGACAAAGCCTCCGACGATGAGCTCGCGACCTTGCTCCAGAAGCACAAGGGCGTCTTTGCGCCGCTCGACGAAGCGTCACGGCAGCCGCCCTACGTCCTGCGCCAGATCATCGCGGCGGGCCTCCGCGACGGCAACGTCATCAACGAGCACTACAAGGTCGTCGACGGCACGAGCTTCGCCGCTCCCATCGTGGCCAGCGTGGTCGCGCAGATGCTCGAAGCGAACCCGGAGCTCTCACCCGCGGAGGTGAAGCGCATCCTCGTGACCACCGCCGTCCGCGTCCCCGACGTCGACGTCGACCGTCAGGGCTTCGGTGCCGTGCAACCCTCGGCCGCCGTCGACCGCGCTCTCAGCCTGCGCAAGCGCTGA
- a CDS encoding D-alanyl-D-alanine carboxypeptidase, whose translation MRLLAALVALACATAAAGSPAEAQEPQKVPAPVAAAPEIEAAVRALVSDRAFKDAKVGISIVDVESGRVLAASGEHVPLNPASNAKVYTAAAALATLRGDFRYETTLSGVLKSGEVTGALVLRGSGDPSLQTSDLVRMVDDLREPRRSARRRWHRRRPAGLRRRIRASRI comes from the coding sequence ATGCGTCTCTTGGCTGCACTCGTTGCGCTTGCTTGCGCCACCGCCGCGGCTGGGTCGCCGGCGGAGGCCCAGGAGCCTCAGAAGGTCCCCGCACCGGTCGCCGCCGCGCCCGAGATCGAGGCGGCCGTGCGCGCACTGGTCTCCGACCGCGCCTTCAAGGACGCCAAGGTCGGCATCTCCATCGTCGACGTGGAGTCGGGGCGCGTGCTCGCGGCGAGTGGTGAACATGTTCCTCTGAATCCCGCGTCCAACGCCAAGGTCTACACGGCGGCGGCGGCGCTGGCGACCCTTCGCGGCGACTTCCGCTACGAGACGACGCTCTCGGGGGTCTTGAAGAGCGGCGAAGTCACCGGCGCGCTGGTGCTTCGCGGCAGCGGCGATCCATCGCTCCAGACGTCCGATCTCGTCCGGATGGTGGACGACTTGCGGGAGCCTCGGCGTTCGGCGCGTCGCCGATGGCATCGCCGTCGACCAGCGGGCCTTCGACGGAGAATTCGTGCCTCCCGCATTTGA
- a CDS encoding ABC transporter substrate-binding protein, with the protein MLLAACRSPESGPRPLEIVVSSEAETLDPRYAVDAVSHRITRLVHRGLMTLDPTTLEPKRALAESLRYVDDVTVDVTLVRDATFHSGKALTAADVVATLRALAAPAVHARSARVVEPIASVEETGPLSLRIHLHRPHATLETDLELPILRADEAFAPPRPDGSLDGLGPYRVSSMRSGEVALTPARGSSARSAVTVRTVRDENARALRLIAGRADVAVNVFSPSLMPAMAREGVHVATRPGANVTYLLLRADRAPFERLEARRAAALGVDRRRIVSGLLAGAASVATGALPPSLWAHADAAPLDFDGAAAGAAIRALGGLRFGLLTSPDRVRLSIARTIAQDMRDAGAEVEVTALELGSLLARLTAGDFDAAILNMPELTEPNVLRLFLHSASIPPAGTNRGRVRDAEIDRLLDLAAQSRGKDERRALYAALEARLRETHLFIPLWHEHQITVTSARTHGFLPSAEGRWLAIANY; encoded by the coding sequence TTGCTCCTGGCCGCGTGCCGCTCGCCCGAGTCGGGCCCGCGGCCCCTTGAGATCGTGGTCTCGAGCGAGGCCGAGACGCTCGACCCTCGGTACGCCGTCGACGCCGTCTCGCACCGCATTACGCGACTCGTTCACCGCGGCCTCATGACCCTTGATCCAACGACCCTCGAGCCAAAGCGGGCGCTGGCCGAGTCGCTGCGGTACGTCGACGACGTCACCGTCGATGTCACGCTGGTTCGCGACGCGACGTTTCATTCGGGCAAGGCGCTCACCGCCGCGGACGTCGTCGCGACACTCCGCGCACTGGCTGCCCCCGCGGTGCACGCGCGCAGCGCGCGCGTCGTCGAGCCCATCGCGAGCGTTGAGGAAACGGGCCCCCTCTCGCTGCGGATTCACTTGCACCGCCCCCACGCGACGCTCGAGACCGATCTTGAGTTGCCCATCTTGCGCGCCGACGAGGCCTTCGCGCCGCCACGCCCCGACGGCAGCCTCGACGGCTTGGGCCCCTATCGCGTGTCGTCGATGCGGAGCGGCGAGGTGGCGCTCACGCCAGCGCGAGGCAGCTCCGCGCGCAGCGCCGTCACGGTGCGTACCGTGCGCGACGAAAACGCGCGCGCGCTCCGGCTCATCGCCGGTCGCGCTGACGTGGCGGTCAACGTCTTTTCGCCCTCGCTGATGCCCGCCATGGCGCGCGAAGGCGTGCACGTCGCAACGCGGCCCGGTGCCAACGTCACCTACCTGTTGCTGCGGGCCGACCGGGCCCCCTTCGAGCGACTCGAGGCGCGCCGTGCAGCGGCGCTCGGCGTCGATCGGAGACGCATTGTGTCGGGCCTCCTCGCCGGCGCCGCTTCGGTCGCCACCGGCGCCCTGCCGCCGAGCTTGTGGGCTCACGCGGACGCGGCGCCGCTGGACTTCGATGGCGCCGCTGCGGGCGCCGCTATCCGCGCGTTGGGTGGCCTTCGCTTCGGTCTGCTCACGAGCCCCGACCGTGTGCGCCTCTCCATCGCGCGCACCATCGCCCAAGACATGCGAGACGCCGGTGCCGAGGTTGAGGTCACGGCGCTCGAGTTGGGCTCGCTCTTGGCGAGGCTCACGGCCGGAGACTTTGACGCCGCGATCCTCAACATGCCCGAGCTGACGGAGCCAAACGTGCTCCGCCTCTTCTTGCATTCGGCGTCGATACCTCCCGCCGGGACCAACCGCGGTCGCGTTCGCGACGCTGAGATCGATCGCTTGCTCGACCTCGCGGCGCAGTCGCGAGGCAAGGACGAGCGGCGCGCGCTCTACGCGGCTCTCGAAGCCCGCCTTCGCGAAACCCACCTCTTCATCCCTCTGTGGCACGAGCATCAGATCACGGTCACGAGCGCCCGAACCCACGGCTTTCTGCCGAGCGCCGAGGGCCGCTGGCTCGCCATCGCCAACTATTGA
- a CDS encoding undecaprenyl-diphosphate phosphatase, giving the protein MPLGIAILLGIVEGLTEYLPVSSTGHLVLVGHALGERTEAAGSFEIVIQLGAIFAVVVHYRTLLRERARGLFTGSETSRRLLVALALGFVPAATVGFLFRKAIKAHLFGPGPVAMALVFGGVLMIVVERLRARRHQKDVAQVGLDGLEHVTWSRALAIGVGQCFSLWPGMSRSMSTIVAGQLTGLSTRTAAEFSFLLALPTLGAATLYEGLKSRATLFANGAAASLAVGLLVSFFVAWAVIAVFLRYLGRRGLEPFGWYRIVLGLLVAFVLLR; this is encoded by the coding sequence ATGCCGCTCGGCATCGCGATTCTCCTCGGCATCGTCGAGGGTCTCACCGAGTACCTACCGGTCTCGTCGACGGGGCACCTCGTCCTTGTGGGGCACGCCCTCGGCGAACGCACGGAGGCGGCCGGCTCCTTCGAGATCGTGATCCAGCTTGGGGCCATCTTCGCCGTCGTCGTGCACTACCGGACACTCTTGCGCGAGCGCGCGCGAGGGCTCTTCACCGGTAGCGAAACGTCGCGGCGTCTCCTCGTTGCGCTCGCCCTCGGCTTTGTTCCGGCAGCGACCGTGGGCTTCCTCTTTCGCAAGGCCATCAAGGCGCATCTCTTCGGCCCAGGCCCCGTGGCCATGGCGCTTGTCTTTGGCGGCGTCCTCATGATCGTCGTGGAGCGCCTGCGCGCGCGGCGACACCAGAAGGACGTCGCCCAGGTGGGCTTGGACGGTCTTGAGCACGTGACGTGGTCACGCGCCCTCGCCATCGGTGTCGGGCAGTGCTTCTCACTGTGGCCGGGCATGAGCCGGTCCATGAGCACCATCGTCGCGGGGCAGCTCACGGGCCTCTCGACCCGAACCGCGGCCGAGTTTTCGTTTTTGCTCGCGCTGCCGACGCTCGGCGCGGCCACCCTCTACGAGGGCTTGAAGTCGCGGGCGACGCTCTTCGCGAACGGGGCCGCAGCGAGCCTCGCCGTCGGCTTGCTGGTCTCGTTCTTCGTCGCCTGGGCGGTCATCGCGGTCTTCCTGCGATACCTCGGGCGTCGCGGCCTCGAACCCTTCGGCTGGTATCGCATCGTGCTCGGGCTGCTCGTCGCCTTCGTGCTCCTGCGCTGA
- a CDS encoding carboxylate-amine ligase, producing the protein MIDGQFTLGVEEEYQIVDPESGELRSYIQELIEMRGELNRLSQRGGLRIIAASTHPFSDWKMQDITDQARYHGIVNDMQDVARANLIFGLHVHVGIKDKETAIALTNQVRYFLPHILALTTSSPFWMGRKTGLMSTRTQIFKRFPRTGIPDEFESSVHFKSFVDLLVKTGCIDDAKKIWWDVRPHHLYDTVEVRICDMPTSMDDTVAVVALIQALMGKLYLMYRRNTAFRSYSRSLIEENKWRALRFGTGAKLIDFGRKEERPFAELMDELIDFVSEATDIFGTEAHVKRIKDIALRGTSAHRQIEIYDKNGGATKPVVDWLMAETMRGI; encoded by the coding sequence ATGATCGACGGTCAATTCACCCTCGGCGTCGAAGAGGAATACCAAATCGTCGACCCCGAATCGGGGGAGCTTCGGTCGTACATCCAAGAGCTCATCGAGATGCGTGGCGAGCTCAACCGCCTGTCGCAGCGCGGCGGCCTCCGCATCATCGCCGCGTCGACGCATCCTTTCAGTGACTGGAAGATGCAGGACATCACGGACCAGGCTCGCTACCACGGCATCGTCAACGACATGCAGGACGTGGCGCGCGCCAACCTGATCTTTGGGCTCCACGTCCACGTGGGCATCAAGGACAAAGAGACGGCCATCGCGCTGACGAACCAGGTTCGCTACTTCCTGCCGCACATCCTCGCGCTGACGACGAGCTCGCCCTTCTGGATGGGCCGCAAGACGGGCCTGATGAGCACGCGGACGCAGATCTTCAAGCGCTTCCCGCGCACGGGCATCCCCGACGAGTTCGAGAGCAGCGTCCACTTCAAGAGCTTCGTCGACCTCCTCGTGAAGACCGGTTGCATCGACGACGCCAAGAAGATCTGGTGGGACGTGAGGCCGCACCACCTCTACGACACCGTCGAGGTTCGCATCTGCGACATGCCCACGAGCATGGACGACACCGTCGCGGTGGTCGCGCTCATTCAAGCGCTCATGGGCAAGCTCTACCTGATGTACCGTCGCAACACAGCGTTCCGGAGCTACTCGCGCAGCCTCATCGAGGAGAACAAGTGGCGCGCGCTACGCTTCGGCACGGGGGCGAAGCTCATCGACTTCGGGCGCAAGGAAGAGCGACCCTTCGCCGAGCTCATGGACGAGCTCATCGACTTCGTCAGCGAAGCGACGGACATTTTCGGGACTGAGGCTCACGTCAAACGCATCAAGGACATCGCCCTCCGGGGCACGAGCGCTCACCGACAGATCGAGATCTACGACAAGAATGGTGGTGCCACGAAGCCGGTCGTCGATTGGCTCATGGCCGAGACGATGCGCGGCATCTGA
- the dacB gene encoding D-alanyl-D-alanine carboxypeptidase/D-alanyl-D-alanine-endopeptidase — MPPAFEQQPNEWASFRSPVAAVSLNENTVTMTVRPQGEGAPALVIFDPPGFVDVEGAVTTAGEGADGVGLVLVPAGKRLQAKVSGKVGADARVVRFTRRVDDPSLLAGYALKVALEQAGIKVGGEVKAGHGKGPVLARHVSEPLSSLLYAVGKNSDNFYAEMIFKTLGGETKRRPARHADAAETVKSWLEKVGAFEAGMVVKNGSGLFDANRATASSMTTVLRAVYKDPALQTEFVAQLAVGGADGTLKKRFTAERARRNVRAKTGTLEDAIALSGYVLGPDGKGPIAFSVLMNGTAGHAAQARAAIDKLVLMLARRSWPR; from the coding sequence GTGCCTCCCGCATTTGAGCAGCAGCCGAACGAATGGGCGAGCTTTCGGTCGCCAGTGGCGGCCGTCTCCCTGAACGAGAACACCGTCACCATGACGGTGCGCCCGCAAGGGGAGGGCGCACCGGCGCTCGTGATCTTCGACCCGCCCGGCTTCGTCGACGTTGAAGGTGCCGTCACGACCGCCGGCGAGGGGGCCGATGGCGTGGGCCTGGTGCTCGTTCCCGCGGGCAAGCGACTCCAGGCCAAGGTCTCGGGCAAAGTTGGCGCCGACGCTCGCGTCGTCCGCTTCACGCGCCGCGTGGATGACCCTTCACTGCTCGCCGGTTACGCCCTCAAGGTGGCGCTCGAGCAGGCGGGCATCAAGGTGGGCGGCGAGGTCAAGGCCGGCCACGGCAAGGGGCCGGTGCTGGCGCGGCACGTGTCGGAGCCGCTCTCGTCACTGCTCTACGCGGTGGGCAAGAACAGCGACAACTTCTACGCCGAGATGATCTTCAAGACCCTCGGCGGAGAGACGAAGCGCCGGCCTGCACGGCACGCCGACGCGGCCGAGACGGTGAAGTCGTGGCTCGAGAAGGTCGGCGCCTTTGAGGCCGGGATGGTCGTCAAGAACGGCTCAGGCCTCTTCGATGCCAATCGGGCGACGGCGTCGAGCATGACCACGGTGTTGCGTGCGGTCTACAAGGACCCGGCGCTGCAGACGGAGTTCGTCGCGCAGCTCGCCGTCGGCGGCGCCGACGGCACCCTCAAGAAGCGCTTCACGGCCGAGCGAGCGCGCCGCAACGTCCGCGCCAAGACTGGGACGTTGGAGGATGCCATCGCTCTCTCGGGCTACGTGCTGGGCCCCGACGGCAAGGGCCCCATCGCCTTCTCGGTGCTGATGAACGGCACGGCCGGCCACGCGGCGCAGGCTCGCGCCGCCATCGACAAACTCGTCCTCATGCTCGCTCGTCGCTCCTGGCCTCGCTAG